The DNA sequence ttatattggtgattccccttgccacCTTATTGTTAAGCCAATAAAGTTTTGGTTTgatttgtcttgccttcacctactcaacatggcatcttattggctggtttgcgtagcttgTTTACGAGGGGGGggggatgttccagttagaatcgtcccagtgaacaagcaccaaaccagcggtaagttgttggttgcaaagcactgtacatcaaaagtgTTTTTATACTCCAAAGTGATGATTTAATtgtacaatttatatcaaattgtttgtaaatgttattcgaacatcacacataagatgcagcggtttttggagaatatttgttgtgcattttgttgtagagaattcccgccagtactagctagcaacttactgtgtctggtcggggggggggggttcatatattttgtacagtgcgtgagtgcagagttggatggtgagacgtgcattgcatgacgtgcaattttgtgtcgttcctatcagaataaatctacatgactggtgctacatgttggagttgcgtgtcgatgactgattgtacacaacgcaagaagagtactgttacaTGTGTGTACAacgtctcttcacagtccccgctgttccataaggtgcatTTCTATCCATTAGAAGAAAAATCTGATttcatgagttacttgatgtggaatagagttccatgtagtcatggctctatatagtactgtggaatagagttccatgtagtcatggctctatatagtactgtggaatagagttccatgtagtcatggctctatgtagtactgtggaatagagttccatgtagtcatggctctatgtagtactgtggaatagagttccaccatgtagtcatggctctatgtagtactgtggaatagagttccatgtagtcatggctctatgtagtactgtggaatagagttccatgtagtcatggctctatgtagtactgtggaatagagttccatgtagtcatggctctatgtagtactgtggaatagagttccatgtagtcatggctctatgtagtactgtggaatagagttccatgtagtcatggctctatgtagtactgtggaatagagttccatgtagtcatggctctatgtagtactgtggaatagagttccatgtagtcatggctctatgtagtactgtggaatagagttccatgtagtcatggctctatgtagtactgtggaatagagttccatgtagtcatggctctatgtagtactgtggaatagagttccatgtagtcatggctctatgtagaactgCACACCTCCCATAATATGTTCTGGACTTGGACACTgtaaagagacctctggtggcatgtcttcgATAAGTTATAAACCTCCCATGGATACCTTACCCCTGAAATACAAGCACCATATTATAAACCTCCCATGGATACCTTGCCCCTGAAATACAAGCACCATATTATAAACCTCCCATGGATACCTGACACCTGAAATACAAGCACCATATTATAAACCTCCCATGGATACCTGACACCTGAAATACAAGCACCATATTATAAACCTCCCATGGATACCTGACACCTGAAATACAAGCACCATATTATAAACCTCCCCTTGAATAGAAACACCTTTCATCTTTACTGACCTGGCAGCTGACTTGAATTTCTCCACATACTGAGGCCGAAGACTGTCATGTCCGGGTAGGTCGATCAGGATCCAGCTGCTGCCCTGATAACACCGTAGTACAGGGAACGGTCAAGCCAGTGTGTGACATATTTGACAAATGCATTTATCATGTAAAGTTCTAGATCCATTCCTGAACCTTCCAACTCACTCCCCTCACCACAGCCTGTTTCCTCCTTACCCTCTCGTTCTTGGCTTTGTAAGGGGCACTGCTGTCCGTGATGGAGGTCTGGGTTTTCTTGAACTTTCCTGACAACAACTGCAAACAACGACCATCCATCAGTGTCATACAACTTCTGCCGTCTGTAAATAGTTGGATTAGACATGCTCATATGTTGCACGGATATACTCACTCGACTAAAGAGGAGGGTCTTTCCAGAATCGCAGAGACCAACCAGCAGCACAGCACTTTGGACAGTTTTCCTGCTTAGTATGTACTTCAAAAACACTGAAATGTAAAACCAAAATCATAGCAGGTTTGGTTTTAGCTGCCATCATAGCGCCTGACAAAAAGCATAACTAGTGACCACTACTAGCAAGTTAACTAGCGATCGTAGACTTGATaaaagacacacaaaaaaaaaaaatgaaaatcttACAGCATAGAAAGCCAACAGGCTGATGCTAGGCTAACTAGCTAACACAGTGGTTCCAAACTCCGGTCCTCGAGTTCCTCCACACTACACGTGTTTATTGTAGCCCCTGGAAAAGCACACcggattcaacttgtcaactaatcatcaggccccccaatgagttgaatgaggtcTGTTTGTCCGGGGCCTAGAACAAAACGGGGTGCTTTTGGGGATAACCTAAACTTACCAACAGTGATGACAACAACAGCCAAAGAAACAACAATTCCGATCATAAATATGGGGTCTTGGTCTTCTAACACCTTCTTTAAAGCGTCTAAATAAGGTTCAAAAGGATTTTCTCTCGCGTCTATTTTCGCCTCCATATTGATGCCGGGCTCTGTAGCCATATCTGCTACTGTCACTTCACTCAGGACACGTCtgcattcttcttcttctttctcttcttcttcttcgggaTTAGGTTGGCGAATTGCGTCCAACGTCTAAGGTGTATACACTGCCAcctactggactggagtgtgaggccagtCACAGCATACCTAAAGTAAATGATCTTCATTAGTCCTGTTCCTTTAAGAAATTGAAATAGAGCCCTAAACACCACATTCCTCCAACCACGACACCACCCAAACCCCGTCcagcctctctcaccctctaGAGCCCTAGACACCACTTTCGTCCAACCACTACACCACCCAAACCCCGTCcagcctctctcaccctctaGAGCCCTAGACACCACTTTCCTCCAACCACGACACCACCCAAACCCCGTCcagcctctctcaccctctaGAGCCCTAGACACCACTTTCCTCCAACCACGACACCACCCAAACCCCGTCcagcctctctcaccctctaGAGCCCTAGACACCACTTTCGTCCAACCACGACACCACCCAAACCCCGTCcagcctctctcaccctctaGAGCCCTAGACACCACTTTCCTCCAACCACTACACCACCCAAACCCCGTCcagcctctctaaccctctaGAGCCCTAGACACCACTTTCCTCTACTCTTCTCACTGTCTCTAGAGAGGAGACATGCTGGACAGtccttattctaaccacctccagagaggagacatgttggacagtccttattctaaccacctccagagaggagacatgttggacagtccttattataaccacctccagagaggagacatgatggactgtccttattctaaccacctccagagaggagacatgttggacagtccttattataaccacctccagagaggagacatgttggacagtccttattataaccacctccagagaggagacatgttggacagtccttattctaaccacctccagagaggagacatgatggacagtccttattctaaccacctccagagaggagacatgttggacagtccttattctaaccacctccaaagaggagacatgatggacagtccttattctaaccacctccagagaggagacatgatggacagtccttattctaaccacctccagagaggagacatgatggacagtccttattctaaccacctccagagaggagacatgctggacagtccttattctaaccacctccagagaggagacatgttggacagtccttattctaaccacctccagagaggagacatgatggacagtccttattctaaccacctccagagaggagacatgatggacagtccttattctaaccacctccagagaggagacatgatggacagtccttattctaaccacctccagagaggagacatgatggacagtccttattctaaccacctccagagaggagacatgttggacagtccttattataaccacctccagagaggagacatgaatgacagtccttattctaaccacctccagagaggagacatgatggacagtccttattataaccacctccagagaggagacatgatggacagtccttattctaaccacctccagagaggagacatgatggacagtccttattctaaccacctccagagaggagacatgatggacagtccttattctaaccacctccagagaggagacatgttggacagtccttattataaccacctccagagaggagacatgaatccagagaggagacatgaatgacagtccttattctaaccacctccagagaggagacatgatggacagtccttattctaaccacctccagagaggagacatgatggacagtccttattataaccacctccagagaggagacatgttggacagtccttattataaccacctccagagaggagacatgttggacagtccttattctaaccacctccagagaggagacatgaatgacagtccttattctaaccacctccagagaggagacatgatggacagtccttattataaccacctccagagaggagacatgttggacagtccttattataaccacctccagagaggagacatgatggacagtcattattctaaccacctctgtCTCCTTCAGCCTAACAGGACACTTCAGAAATTCACGTGCATGTTCACCACCACCATTTCACCATTTGTGCTCAGCTGGGATACACCTCTTTTTCGGTGGCAACTGACAAAACAATAACTGCCTAAATAAACCCAGAACAAAACTAGAAACCAAAACATAtttttcatttcaattgactaaaACAAGACTAAATTATCTCTGTGACTTAAATCTTACTACTATGTGGACTGGACAAGAGTTTTTGGAGAGATTGAGAGCTTTTCAGTGATAAGCACAATTAATAGGACTCGCCACACAcggcacacacagcacacacagcacacacagcacacacagcacacagcctaGCCTAAATCAGCTGGTGAACTGCAGGGGGAGCAGGCAATGGGTGTGGGCAGACAAGCAGACACATCTCGCTTGGTTAGCTAACCAGTCACCACCAGCCTTCTAGTTAGATACCCCTTTTGACTGGTTATGAAACACAAGCTGTTTTACCAAACTAAAAACAATAGCAACATTAAGTTTCAATAGTAAAACAACGGTctagctatgttttttttttacacccttGAGTATTAAAACGCCGTTGAATTTGTATCTCGCTCAAACCTTGCACTTTTCTCAACTTTTTTTCTTAGCCAGGTTCTGTAGCCAACGTAGTAGCCAACGTAACGTAGTAGCCAACGTAGTGGCCAAGTCTTCCTGTTTTCCTCAGAGAAAACATCTTGATTTTATCCCTAACCATTCAAAAGATATCACCCATGatattatttttaaatttaattcgtcaagtcagttaagaacaaattcttattgacaatgatgacctaccggggaacagtgggtttaactgccttgttcagggacagaacaacagatttttaccttgtcagcttggggatttgatctagcaacctttgagaagtttagatagctggctagattaACTAACTATCAAAACATTtctagctgacatggctaattgagtgaccgACATAAAAAGGAAAAACTGCTGATGCCCAATTATTTTCTTGAAATTTCACCTGGTGTACTCTCTTCTTACTCTCAATATTAAACTGAGATCACGACTGAGTTCCAAAAATAACTGTCTATGTCTGGAGCCGGCCCTGAGAGGCCAGCAGCCTGGGAGAGAAGAGTGCAACTGCAGCCCGCAATTCGGGGCGTTCCTGCATGTGGAAATTCCTGCATCTGCAGGAACCCCTCTTTATACTTCTATTGGTCAATTATTAAGCTAGAACAGGTGGGAGGCGGGGCCGCTCCGGA is a window from the Oncorhynchus tshawytscha isolate Ot180627B linkage group LG14, Otsh_v2.0, whole genome shotgun sequence genome containing:
- the LOC112238460 gene encoding signal recognition particle receptor subunit beta, coding for MATEPGINMEAKIDARENPFEPYLDALKKVLEDQDPIFMIGIVVSLAVVVITVVFLKYILSRKTVQSAVLLVGLCDSGKTLLFSRLLSGKFKKTQTSITDSSAPYKAKNERGSSWILIDLPGHDSLRPQYVEKFKSAARAMVFVVDSAIFQKEVRDVAEFLYFLLTDSVVSRNVPSLIVACNKQDITMAKSAKLIRQQLEKEMNTLRVTRSAALSAQDGSAGASVHLGKKGKDFEFSQLPMKVEFLECSARGSKGEDGEADIASLEKSLAKL